A region from the Leptolyngbya sp. 'hensonii' genome encodes:
- a CDS encoding AarF/ABC1/UbiB kinase family protein, giving the protein MGSYDAEKIGQYYRYRPWRVIWRALTIVFFFLSFVLGLALDNWLGKTETNQPHRATQLRHMLTYLGPTFIKVGQALSTRPDLIRRDYLEELVKLQDQLPPFANSVALAIIESELDAAIEELFSEFSEQPVAAASLGQVYRARLVTGEDVAVKVQRPNLLPTLSLDLYLMRWAAGWIAPWLPLNLGHDLTLIVDEFGTKLFEEINYPNEGRNAEKFAANFRNDPRVKVPLIYWRYTTSHVLTLEWINGFKLTDTERVKAAGLDVDTLIQIGVTSGLQQLLEFGFFHADPHPGNLFAMADGRMAYIDFGMMDQLEEFTKETLVDSVVHLINQDYVDLAEDFVKLGFLAPDTDIWPIVPALELVLGEILGESVQDFNFKTITDRFSELMYDYPFRVPAKFALIIRSLVTQEGLALSLNPAFKIVDVAYPYVAQRLLTGESPHLRRRLLEVLFKNGKFQWNRLENLIAIARSDTSFDLLPTAQLGLRYLLSDEGHFLRRQLILAITADDRLHTAEMQRLWNLVKDDLEPGRLFNVALGAITGASLAGAASLLPTVSPLNFKFK; this is encoded by the coding sequence ATGGGAAGCTACGATGCCGAGAAGATTGGCCAGTATTATCGCTACCGCCCCTGGAGGGTAATCTGGCGAGCCCTCACCATTGTGTTCTTTTTCCTGAGTTTTGTCCTGGGTTTGGCGCTAGATAACTGGTTAGGAAAAACCGAGACCAATCAACCCCACAGGGCAACCCAGCTTCGCCACATGCTCACCTATCTCGGACCCACCTTTATCAAGGTAGGGCAGGCCCTTTCAACCCGTCCAGATCTGATTCGCCGAGATTATTTAGAAGAACTGGTCAAACTCCAGGATCAGCTCCCGCCCTTTGCCAATTCAGTTGCCTTGGCCATTATTGAATCAGAACTGGATGCTGCGATCGAGGAGCTTTTCAGTGAGTTTTCTGAACAGCCCGTGGCTGCAGCTAGCCTCGGACAGGTCTATCGGGCCCGCTTGGTGACTGGAGAGGACGTTGCGGTTAAGGTGCAACGTCCAAACCTATTGCCCACCCTCTCTTTGGATCTTTACCTGATGCGCTGGGCAGCAGGCTGGATTGCTCCCTGGCTTCCCCTGAATCTGGGCCATGATCTGACCCTGATTGTGGATGAGTTTGGCACCAAGCTATTTGAAGAAATTAATTACCCAAACGAAGGGCGGAACGCTGAAAAGTTTGCGGCTAATTTCCGCAACGATCCCCGCGTGAAAGTGCCCCTGATTTACTGGCGCTACACAACCAGCCATGTGCTGACGCTGGAATGGATCAACGGCTTTAAACTAACCGATACAGAGCGGGTGAAAGCAGCAGGGCTAGATGTGGATACCCTGATCCAAATCGGGGTCACTTCTGGCTTGCAGCAGCTCCTAGAATTTGGCTTCTTTCATGCAGATCCTCATCCAGGTAACCTGTTTGCCATGGCCGATGGCCGGATGGCCTACATCGACTTTGGCATGATGGATCAGCTAGAAGAGTTCACCAAAGAAACTCTGGTTGATTCCGTCGTCCATCTGATTAATCAGGACTATGTTGATCTGGCTGAGGATTTCGTTAAGCTAGGCTTCCTGGCCCCAGATACCGATATTTGGCCAATCGTACCGGCTTTAGAACTGGTTTTAGGCGAGATTTTGGGGGAGAGTGTGCAGGATTTCAACTTCAAAACGATCACGGATCGCTTTTCGGAGTTGATGTATGACTACCCCTTTCGAGTCCCAGCCAAGTTTGCCTTGATCATCCGCTCTCTGGTCACGCAAGAGGGTCTGGCGTTGAGCTTGAATCCAGCTTTTAAGATTGTGGATGTCGCCTATCCCTACGTTGCTCAACGCCTGCTGACCGGTGAGTCACCCCATTTGCGTCGCCGTCTGCTGGAAGTATTATTCAAAAATGGTAAGTTCCAATGGAATCGCCTGGAAAACCTGATTGCAATCGCCCGGTCCGATACGTCATTTGACCTGCTTCCTACCGCCCAATTAGGCTTGCGTTACCTCCTATCCGATGAAGGCCACTTCCTGCGGCGGCAACTGATTCTGGCGATTACTGCAGACGATCGCCTGCACACTGCTGAGATGCAACGGCTCTGGAATCTCGTCAAAGATGATTTGGAACCCGGACGCCTATTTAATGTGGCCCTAGGGGCCATTACAGGGGCTTCCCTGGCAGGAGCGGCTTCCCTACTCCCAACCGTGTCCCCCCTGAACTTTAAGTTCAAGTAA
- the fetB gene encoding iron export ABC transporter permease subunit FetB, with amino-acid sequence MGSLIPLQVEDLLLALGLIVLAIGLSAWQKLGLEGSLLLAAGRTGLQLTIVGYVLAIVFELNHPWPVLAVILLMLTIAAKVAHNRISSGIPHLLPLVWGAICVSTGLTLMYANLLIIRPEVWYDPQYLVPLAGIVLGNAMNGAALAGERLVSMISIRRLEIETHLSLGATPAVAMATYRQEAIRAGMLPTLNTMMVVGVVTLPGIITGQMLGGTKPLDAAAYQMVIMFMLAFVTLLTTLLVTTGICRQVFNPAAQLTF; translated from the coding sequence ATGGGAAGTTTAATTCCATTGCAAGTTGAAGATCTGCTCCTGGCTCTGGGGCTGATTGTCTTGGCGATCGGGCTGTCTGCCTGGCAAAAATTGGGTCTGGAGGGGAGTTTGCTGCTGGCTGCGGGCCGTACAGGGTTGCAACTGACTATTGTGGGGTATGTGCTGGCGATCGTGTTTGAATTAAACCATCCCTGGCCAGTCCTGGCTGTCATCCTGCTCATGCTAACGATCGCTGCAAAAGTTGCCCACAATCGCATCAGTAGCGGCATTCCCCACCTGCTTCCCCTAGTTTGGGGAGCTATTTGTGTCAGTACAGGGCTGACCCTGATGTACGCCAACCTGCTGATTATTCGCCCTGAGGTTTGGTACGATCCCCAGTACCTGGTCCCGCTGGCTGGTATTGTCTTGGGGAATGCGATGAATGGTGCGGCTCTGGCGGGAGAACGGCTGGTCAGTATGATCTCAATTCGCCGTCTGGAGATCGAAACGCACCTGAGTCTGGGGGCTACTCCTGCCGTGGCGATGGCAACTTATCGTCAGGAAGCTATTCGAGCCGGGATGTTACCTACCTTGAACACGATGATGGTGGTTGGGGTTGTGACCCTCCCCGGTATCATCACTGGCCAGATGCTTGGGGGAACCAAACCCCTGGATGCTGCTGCTTACCAGATGGTGATCATGTTTATGCTGGCTTTTGTGACCCTGCTGACCACCCTGTTGGTTACAACTGGAATTTGTCGCCAGGTGTTTAATCCAGCAGCACAGTTAACCTTTTAA
- a CDS encoding 2Fe-2S iron-sulfur cluster-binding protein, giving the protein MVKIVRLEPISQQTEIETNGTLLSILLNKDLDVLKECGGRGMCATCHVYVKEGMEALSPMNRREQRTLEVITTCKPNSRLACQSRVLANGVIVELPPGMYVNSLQDIEALIGRRADQNLLHPVTGQVLVEEGKLITRSMLKQLETTPSFRIGDYFSQSKDA; this is encoded by the coding sequence ATGGTCAAGATCGTCAGATTGGAACCGATTTCCCAGCAAACTGAAATTGAGACAAACGGCACCCTCCTTTCCATTCTTCTCAATAAGGATCTGGACGTTCTGAAGGAATGTGGTGGGCGAGGCATGTGCGCTACCTGCCATGTCTATGTCAAAGAAGGGATGGAAGCACTTTCACCCATGAATCGACGGGAACAGCGAACTCTGGAAGTCATTACTACCTGCAAACCCAATTCTCGTTTAGCCTGCCAGTCCAGAGTTCTTGCCAATGGGGTGATCGTAGAACTCCCACCTGGTATGTACGTGAACTCTCTGCAGGATATTGAGGCCCTGATTGGAAGACGAGCTGACCAGAATCTCCTCCACCCGGTTACAGGTCAGGTGCTGGTTGAAGAGGGTAAATTAATTACCCGATCGATGTTAAAACAACTGGAAACGACCCCCAGCTTCAGAATTGGGGACTACTTCAGTCAAAGCAAAGACGCTTGA
- a CDS encoding LysR family transcriptional regulator, with product MSDLPFTLDQLRILKAIAAEGSFKRAADSLYVSQPAVSLQVQNLERQLDVPLFDRGGRRAQLTEAGHLLLNYGEKILTLCQETCRAIEDLQNLQGGTLIIGASQTTGTYLLPRMIGLFRQQYPDVSVQLHVHSTRRTSWSVANGQIDLAIIGGEVPSELQDSLQIIPYAEDELALILPVFHPLAQEDPIRKDDLYKLQFIALDSQSTIRKVIDQVLSRSGIETRRLKIEMELNSIEAIKNAVQSGLGAAFVSTTAIDKEIQMDVLHRSRVDGVVVKRILSVIFNPNRYRSKAAEAFTNDILPKFTNLFGQSDPSLPSPVSEAKFEPATLEG from the coding sequence ATGTCTGACCTTCCCTTTACTCTGGATCAGTTACGCATTCTCAAGGCGATCGCTGCCGAAGGGAGTTTTAAGCGGGCTGCCGATAGCCTGTATGTTTCTCAGCCTGCCGTCAGTCTACAGGTACAGAATCTAGAGCGACAATTGGATGTTCCCTTGTTTGATCGGGGTGGCCGACGAGCCCAGTTGACCGAGGCAGGCCACCTCCTCCTCAACTATGGGGAAAAGATTCTGACTTTATGTCAAGAAACATGTCGGGCGATCGAAGATTTGCAAAATCTCCAGGGAGGTACCCTGATCATTGGCGCTAGCCAGACCACTGGCACTTACCTCCTACCCCGTATGATTGGCCTCTTTCGGCAGCAATACCCTGATGTATCGGTCCAATTACATGTGCATTCAACGAGACGAACTTCCTGGAGCGTTGCAAATGGGCAAATTGATTTAGCAATTATCGGTGGTGAAGTTCCCTCAGAATTACAAGACTCCTTACAAATTATTCCCTATGCGGAAGATGAACTCGCACTCATCCTGCCAGTCTTTCACCCGCTTGCCCAGGAAGACCCGATTCGTAAAGATGATTTGTACAAACTTCAATTCATTGCTCTTGACTCTCAATCTACCATCCGGAAAGTGATCGATCAGGTTTTGTCCCGCTCTGGGATTGAAACTCGCCGCCTGAAAATTGAAATGGAGTTGAATTCCATTGAGGCGATTAAAAATGCAGTTCAGTCTGGATTAGGAGCGGCATTTGTCTCTACAACGGCCATCGATAAAGAAATTCAGATGGACGTTCTGCATCGTTCCAGGGTAGATGGTGTGGTGGTTAAGCGCATCCTATCAGTGATTTTTAATCCCAATCGCTATCGATCGAAGGCGGCAGAAGCCTTTACCAACGATATTTTGCCCAAGTTCACCAATCTGTTTGGCCAGTCTGACCCCTCCCTCCCTTCCCCCGTGAGTGAGGCGAAATTTGAACCTGCGACTCTGGAAGGTTAA
- a CDS encoding serine/threonine-protein kinase, translated as MEVYCTRPSCPRPRNQFADLDDTRTFKTVQQKYCVTCGMPLILAGRYVPQKLLGQGGFGAAFLARDRYTPTMPLCVVKQFLPAGDLNPQQLALAQTLFEREGEVLEQLGNHHPQIPDLYAFFQFTAPDPRSGQQQEFFYLVQEFIDGETLESELAQAGKLSEGEVLKMLESILQVLQFVHEHGSIHRDIKPSNIMRHRNGQFYLLDFGAVKQVAKSGATGVGKGSTGIYSMGYAPPEQMASGNVFPSTDLYALAVTCMTLLTGKEPSDLLDSYSNRWNWRSYATVSDRLAEVLDRMLQPAPSDRFQSAAEVLTALTTRVSPITSPPPAAASPAGPPVLMPPVVAQPSVPTPSQPSSQAPARRRSSVAPFSTLEILAGAGFVGLEGGLLAIMLTSLLQPSFVSAGLVVLILGGMVLAQSRRMIERWDLVILLALTIGVVYFFPMLQFSKSFQTTMVLAGLSGLLAIAIVALFRLIYNLLLLFSKLF; from the coding sequence ATGGAAGTCTACTGCACTCGTCCCAGTTGTCCCCGCCCCCGTAACCAGTTTGCTGATCTGGACGATACGCGAACTTTTAAAACGGTGCAGCAGAAGTACTGTGTGACCTGTGGCATGCCCTTGATTCTGGCCGGTCGCTATGTGCCTCAGAAGTTATTGGGGCAGGGGGGCTTTGGAGCCGCTTTTCTGGCTCGCGATCGCTACACCCCTACCATGCCATTGTGTGTGGTGAAGCAGTTCCTCCCCGCTGGAGATTTGAATCCACAGCAACTGGCCCTGGCCCAGACTCTCTTTGAGCGGGAGGGGGAAGTGCTGGAACAACTGGGCAATCATCATCCCCAGATTCCAGATTTGTATGCTTTTTTTCAATTCACGGCACCGGACCCTCGATCGGGTCAGCAACAGGAGTTTTTTTATCTGGTCCAGGAGTTCATCGATGGGGAAACGCTGGAATCAGAACTGGCCCAGGCAGGCAAACTCTCCGAGGGGGAAGTGCTGAAAATGCTGGAGTCCATCCTGCAGGTTCTCCAGTTCGTGCATGAGCATGGCTCCATTCATCGGGATATTAAGCCTTCCAACATCATGCGCCATCGCAATGGCCAATTTTACCTGCTCGATTTTGGGGCCGTGAAGCAAGTGGCCAAGTCAGGGGCTACAGGGGTAGGCAAAGGCTCCACGGGTATTTACTCTATGGGCTATGCCCCCCCTGAACAAATGGCCAGTGGCAACGTCTTTCCTTCCACGGATCTGTATGCCCTGGCTGTGACCTGCATGACCCTGTTGACCGGGAAAGAGCCGTCTGACCTGCTCGACTCCTACAGCAACCGTTGGAACTGGCGATCCTATGCGACAGTCAGCGATCGTCTGGCAGAGGTTCTGGATCGGATGCTACAGCCTGCACCGAGCGACCGTTTTCAATCGGCAGCAGAAGTGCTGACTGCCCTGACAACAAGGGTCTCTCCTATAACCAGTCCACCGCCTGCTGCAGCCTCACCGGCAGGGCCACCCGTCTTGATGCCCCCAGTGGTAGCCCAGCCCTCTGTCCCAACGCCATCCCAGCCCTCTTCGCAGGCCCCTGCGCGTCGGCGGTCTTCCGTGGCCCCCTTCTCCACGCTGGAGATTCTAGCGGGTGCCGGTTTTGTTGGCCTGGAGGGAGGATTGCTTGCGATCATGCTGACCAGTCTCTTACAACCTTCTTTCGTCAGTGCTGGATTGGTCGTCTTAATTTTAGGAGGGATGGTCTTGGCCCAGTCTCGCCGGATGATCGAGAGATGGGATCTGGTGATCCTGCTGGCTTTGACGATAGGAGTCGTCTATTTCTTTCCCATGCTTCAGTTCAGCAAATCTTTTCAGACAACAATGGTTCTGGCTGGTCTGTCGGGCCTCCTGGCCATCGCAATCGTGGCCCTATTTCGCCTGATTTACAATTTGTTGTTATTGTTCTCTAAACTTTTTTAA